From one Rhizobium sp. CIAT894 genomic stretch:
- a CDS encoding Na(+)/H(+) antiporter subunit B — protein MNTLIFRTIAPFLTTLMLLFSVFVLLRGHNEPGGGFIGGLIAASGLAIYGIALGVAAVRRALFFHPLSIAGFGLLLSTAAGLLSLFFAVPFMTGLWIYPNLFGLEVPLSSVMLFDVGVYLVVFGAITSIALALEEKEME, from the coding sequence ATGAACACCCTGATCTTCCGGACCATCGCTCCGTTCCTCACCACGCTGATGCTGCTTTTTTCGGTTTTCGTGCTGTTGCGCGGCCACAACGAGCCGGGCGGCGGTTTCATCGGCGGGCTGATCGCCGCCTCGGGACTGGCAATCTACGGCATTGCTCTCGGCGTCGCCGCCGTTCGCCGGGCGCTGTTTTTCCATCCGCTGTCGATTGCCGGCTTCGGCCTGCTGCTGTCGACGGCAGCAGGTCTTCTTTCCCTGTTTTTTGCCGTTCCTTTCATGACCGGCCTCTGGATCTATCCCAATCTCTTCGGTCTCGAAGTGCCGCTGTCGAGCGTCATGCTCTTCGACGTCGGCGTTTATCTCGTCGTCTTCGGGGCCATCACCTCGATCGCCCTGGCACTGGAAGAAAAGGAGATGGAATGA
- a CDS encoding Na+/H+ antiporter subunit C codes for MEPLLSILVGLFFAAAIYLLLSKFTIRIMLGIAILGNSVNLLLFTSGRLTREVPPIIPAGLDSLPAGAANPLPQALILTAIVISFSFLAFLLVLTYRAYQDLGTDDTSQMRAAEPDDRPLPPLGY; via the coding sequence ATGGAGCCGCTTCTTTCGATCCTCGTCGGCCTGTTCTTTGCCGCCGCCATCTATCTCCTGCTGTCGAAATTCACGATCCGCATCATGCTCGGCATCGCCATCCTCGGCAATTCGGTCAACCTGCTGCTCTTTACATCAGGCCGGCTGACGCGCGAAGTGCCGCCGATCATCCCGGCGGGCCTCGACAGCCTGCCCGCCGGCGCGGCCAACCCGCTGCCGCAAGCCCTCATCCTGACGGCGATCGTCATCTCCTTCTCCTTCCTTGCCTTCCTGCTGGTGCTGACCTACCGCGCCTATCAGGACCTCGGCACCGACGACACCAGCCAGATGCGCGCCGCCGAGCCCGACGACCGGCCGCTGCCGCCATTGGGGTATTGA
- a CDS encoding Na+/H+ antiporter subunit D produces the protein MAAPTSAVDLSAALITAPVPIGHWLAVLPVVHCIALGAVLLMLRAYPRLQAGLAIAGLAGLVLIDAALLAKVAAEGPLTMVMGRWLPPFGIAFTVDLLGALLAFTSALAALAGGIYALADIGESGRRYGFFPLLMLLMAGVSGAFLTGDVFNLYVWFEVLLISSFGLIILGSEREQIDGALKYAVLNLIATTLFLIGVGILYAAFGTLNMADIAARAGDLRGTAPLMTLASLFLLAFAMKAAAFPVNFWLPATYHTPRIVVSALFAGLLTKVGIYALIRVMVMLLPVEGKELSLVIALAAAATIIVGALGALAENDIRRLFGYIVISGIGNMLAGVALGGPGGDLVGGIGGIGGAVFYALHSMVLMTALYLAAGEIARRGGGFALSDLGGLYRQSGGFTALSLVLFLAACGLPPFSGFWPKVILVKAALDLGAGWLAAAILAGGFLTTIAFGRLFLLAYWRPAPVVRTPSKAGWRTGLPLAALTALVIGFGILPERLLALSQSAAAGLADPQAYLHSVFPGGVQ, from the coding sequence ATGGCCGCCCCCACCTCCGCCGTCGATCTCTCCGCCGCCTTGATCACCGCCCCGGTGCCGATCGGCCATTGGCTCGCCGTCCTGCCGGTCGTCCATTGCATCGCGCTCGGCGCCGTCCTTCTGATGCTGCGCGCCTATCCCCGCCTGCAGGCCGGGCTTGCCATAGCGGGCCTTGCGGGCCTGGTGCTGATCGATGCGGCGCTGCTTGCCAAGGTCGCTGCCGAAGGACCGCTCACCATGGTCATGGGGCGCTGGCTGCCGCCTTTCGGCATCGCCTTCACCGTCGATCTGCTCGGGGCGCTGCTGGCTTTCACCTCGGCCCTTGCGGCGCTCGCCGGCGGCATCTATGCGTTGGCCGATATCGGTGAAAGCGGCCGCCGCTACGGTTTCTTTCCGCTGCTCATGCTGCTGATGGCCGGCGTCAGCGGCGCCTTTCTCACTGGCGATGTCTTCAATCTCTATGTTTGGTTCGAGGTGCTGCTGATTTCCTCTTTCGGGCTGATCATCCTCGGCTCAGAACGCGAACAGATCGACGGCGCGCTGAAATATGCGGTGCTGAACCTCATCGCCACGACGCTGTTCCTGATCGGCGTCGGCATCCTCTATGCCGCCTTCGGCACGCTCAACATGGCCGATATCGCCGCAAGGGCGGGGGATTTGCGCGGCACGGCGCCGCTGATGACGCTGGCGAGCCTTTTCCTGCTTGCCTTCGCCATGAAGGCCGCGGCCTTCCCGGTCAATTTCTGGCTGCCCGCCACCTATCATACGCCGCGCATCGTCGTCTCGGCGCTGTTTGCCGGCCTGCTCACCAAGGTCGGCATCTACGCACTGATCAGGGTGATGGTCATGCTGCTGCCGGTGGAAGGAAAAGAGCTCAGCCTGGTGATCGCGCTCGCCGCTGCCGCGACCATTATTGTCGGCGCTCTCGGCGCGCTTGCGGAAAACGATATCCGCAGACTGTTCGGCTATATCGTCATATCCGGCATCGGCAACATGCTTGCCGGGGTCGCCCTCGGTGGCCCCGGCGGCGACCTCGTCGGCGGCATTGGCGGCATCGGCGGCGCGGTCTTCTATGCGCTCCATTCCATGGTGCTGATGACGGCGCTTTATCTTGCCGCCGGCGAGATCGCCCGGCGTGGCGGTGGCTTTGCGCTGTCTGATCTCGGCGGGCTCTATCGGCAAAGCGGCGGCTTTACCGCGCTCTCCCTCGTGCTCTTCCTGGCCGCCTGCGGCCTGCCGCCCTTTTCCGGCTTCTGGCCGAAAGTCATTCTCGTCAAGGCCGCGCTCGATCTTGGTGCCGGGTGGCTGGCGGCGGCAATCCTTGCCGGCGGTTTTCTGACGACGATCGCCTTCGGCCGTCTCTTCCTGCTCGCCTATTGGCGCCCGGCGCCGGTCGTACGGACGCCGTCGAAAGCCGGATGGCGCACCGGCCTGCCGCTTGCCGCACTGACAGCTCTGGTCATCGGCTTCGGCATCCTGCCGGAACGGCTGCTGGCGCTGTCGCAATCGGCAGCCGCCGGCCTTGCCGATCCGCAGGCCTATCTTCATTCGGTCTTCCCTGGAGGCGTGCAATGA
- a CDS encoding Na+/H+ antiporter subunit E yields MTAFLFNLLLAIAWVSLTGSASLHNLVFGFLLGAVAIIIIREPFGGRGYIRRVCLVLSLAALFLKELSLSAWRVTLTVLSPDMKLKPGIFAFPLTVTSDFEITLLANLITLTPGTLSVDVSRDRRTLYVHALDCSDPETARRDIANGFERKIMEAFR; encoded by the coding sequence ATGACCGCCTTTCTCTTCAACCTGCTGCTGGCCATTGCCTGGGTCTCTCTGACCGGCAGCGCCTCGCTGCATAATCTCGTTTTCGGTTTCCTGCTCGGCGCCGTGGCGATCATCATCATCCGCGAGCCTTTCGGCGGCAGAGGATATATCCGCCGTGTCTGCCTGGTGCTTTCGCTTGCTGCGCTGTTCCTGAAGGAATTGTCGCTGTCGGCCTGGAGGGTCACGCTCACCGTCCTCTCGCCCGATATGAAGCTGAAACCCGGTATTTTTGCTTTTCCACTGACGGTGACGAGCGATTTCGAGATTACCTTGCTCGCAAATCTCATCACCCTGACGCCCGGCACGCTTTCGGTCGACGTCTCCAGAGATCGCCGCACGCTCTATGTCCATGCGCTCGATTGTTCCGATCCTGAGACAGCCAGGCGTGATATTGCCAATGGTTTCGAGCGCAAGATCATGGAGGCCTTCCGGTGA
- a CDS encoding cation:proton antiporter yields MITPADIVAVASSAALIILGLALILTVWRVVAGPTLPDRILALDMLTGISIGLIAVIAVKTGFSLYIDIAISLGLVGFLATVAFARFVLSRGSIKSPAPTSPAKASSSTKASAKKRHGGGRKR; encoded by the coding sequence GTGATCACCCCTGCCGACATCGTTGCCGTCGCATCTTCGGCCGCCCTCATCATCCTCGGCCTGGCGCTGATTCTGACCGTCTGGCGCGTTGTTGCCGGCCCGACCTTGCCGGACCGGATCCTCGCTCTCGATATGCTGACCGGCATATCAATCGGCCTCATCGCCGTCATTGCGGTCAAGACAGGCTTTTCGCTCTATATCGATATCGCCATCTCGCTCGGCCTCGTCGGCTTCCTGGCGACCGTCGCCTTCGCCCGATTCGTGCTGTCGCGCGGCAGCATCAAATCGCCGGCGCCCACATCTCCGGCAAAGGCCAGTTCTTCGACAAAGGCCAGTGCAAAAAAGCGTCACGGAGGAGGGAGGAAGCGATGA
- the mnhG gene encoding monovalent cation/H(+) antiporter subunit G → MMDYILAAVAALLLISGALFALSAAIGLLRLPDLYTRMHAASKVGTVGSGLLLLAAGLYSQDLAILARAIAGFVFLLLTAPVSAHLLARAAHLSGYQLGAVSVRDDLGKR, encoded by the coding sequence ATGATGGATTATATCCTCGCTGCCGTCGCCGCTCTGCTGCTGATATCAGGCGCGCTCTTTGCGCTTTCGGCGGCGATCGGCCTGCTCAGGCTGCCCGATCTCTATACGCGCATGCACGCGGCCTCCAAGGTGGGAACGGTCGGCTCCGGCCTGCTGCTGCTTGCCGCCGGCCTCTATTCGCAGGACCTGGCGATTCTCGCCCGCGCCATTGCCGGCTTCGTTTTTCTGTTGCTGACGGCGCCGGTCTCCGCCCATCTGCTGGCGAGAGCCGCCCACCTTTCGGGATATCAGCTCGGCGCCGTCTCGGTGCGCGACGATCTCGGCAAGCGCTGA
- a CDS encoding MucR family transcriptional regulator: protein MTDMATGNAPELLVELTADIVAAYVSNHVVPVSDLANLISDVHSALSNTSVPQPAAAVVEKQKPAVSVRKSVQDEQITCLECGGNFKSLKRHLMTHHSLSPEEYREKWDLPTDYPMVAPAYAEARSRLAKEMGLGQRRKRGRG from the coding sequence ATGACGGATATGGCGACCGGCAATGCGCCGGAGCTGCTTGTGGAACTGACGGCCGACATCGTCGCGGCTTATGTCAGCAACCATGTTGTCCCGGTCAGCGACCTGGCTAATCTGATTTCCGACGTGCACTCGGCACTGAGCAACACGTCCGTACCGCAGCCTGCTGCGGCTGTCGTCGAAAAGCAGAAGCCTGCAGTTTCTGTCCGCAAGTCCGTACAGGACGAGCAGATCACGTGTTTGGAATGCGGCGGCAACTTCAAGTCCCTCAAGCGTCACCTGATGACCCATCACAGCCTCTCGCCGGAAGAATACCGCGAGAAGTGGGACCTGCCGACCGATTACCCGATGGTCGCGCCCGCTTATGCCGAAGCGCGTTCGCGCCTGGCAAAGGAGATGGGCCTTGGCCAGCGCCGCAAGCGCGGCCGCGGCTGA
- a CDS encoding SufE family protein — protein sequence MASLDQIIDDFTFLDDWEDRYRYVIELGKALPELAEEKRTSENKVMGCASQVWLVTHATGNPDNPVMEFEGDSDAHIVRGLVAIVLATYSGKTAAEIASLDAFEIFSKIGLVENLSSQRSNGLRSMVNRIREEARVRAAA from the coding sequence ATGGCATCCCTCGACCAGATCATCGACGACTTCACCTTCCTGGACGATTGGGAAGACCGATACCGCTATGTCATCGAACTCGGCAAGGCGCTGCCGGAGCTCGCCGAGGAGAAGCGCACCTCCGAAAACAAGGTGATGGGCTGCGCCAGCCAGGTGTGGCTGGTGACCCATGCGACCGGCAATCCCGATAACCCCGTCATGGAGTTCGAGGGTGATTCCGACGCCCATATCGTGCGCGGCCTTGTCGCCATCGTGCTTGCCACCTATTCAGGCAAGACGGCAGCCGAGATCGCCAGTCTCGATGCCTTCGAGATTTTCTCGAAGATCGGCCTGGTGGAGAACCTGTCATCGCAGCGTTCGAACGGGCTGCGGTCGATGGTCAACAGGATCCGGGAAGAAGCCAGGGTTCGAGCCGCGGCCTGA
- a CDS encoding DUF5330 domain-containing protein → MWFLIKGSFWFGLVLVLLSVFSTESSDTLAGGPHLQLSDAYTAASGAYDYLTGMCSEKPEVCTKGAETITALGYRAREGARVAYELLDSQFKDEAPTTAKPAAPQAPVALNMPSLAAPAIQEKAREAKAALNQPMPYRPPVDDEAQTVATGAIPLPTPKPAI, encoded by the coding sequence ATGTGGTTTCTGATCAAAGGATCCTTCTGGTTTGGCCTTGTGCTCGTGCTTCTGTCCGTCTTCAGCACGGAGAGTTCCGACACGCTGGCGGGCGGCCCGCACCTGCAGCTTTCCGACGCGTACACGGCGGCAAGCGGCGCCTATGACTATCTGACGGGCATGTGCTCGGAAAAACCCGAGGTCTGCACCAAGGGCGCCGAAACCATCACTGCGCTTGGCTACCGGGCCCGTGAAGGCGCCCGCGTCGCTTACGAACTTCTCGACAGCCAGTTCAAGGACGAGGCGCCGACGACCGCAAAACCCGCCGCACCTCAGGCGCCGGTCGCGCTTAACATGCCTTCGCTGGCGGCGCCCGCCATTCAGGAGAAGGCGCGCGAAGCAAAGGCAGCGCTGAACCAGCCGATGCCGTACCGTCCGCCGGTCGATGACGAAGCCCAGACCGTGGCGACCGGCGCGATCCCGCTGCCGACGCCGAAGCCGGCGATCTGA
- a CDS encoding HAMP domain-containing sensor histidine kinase, which translates to MSGSIDSLLGGYCVRVLSDIGGWVSALVDRAATSWLSRTGGGEAMRQRELAILRRLVLFSSAALIIAPVGLSAVTSPAVALPAGVAMVCAAFLFSAVGSIALARQGSSAGIATQSAEDFFLAATPGLVFFLDPHGSVATVGGRDRRDFLAWMRDPKGRGFLEQVHVSDRILFLQALDSLRRGEEAASVDLRLDRPSVSRDQRQFAYLRMDMTARRDADGELAAVIAQLRDVSVEQQLRDEAHNRAADAESANDAKSRFLAAVSHELRTPLNAILGFSDILIGEYFGKFENDRQREYVGLVRESGAHLLSVVNTMLDMSKIEAGRYELMLDAFDISSSVKSCESMLALQAKTKGLTLTSRIQRGLGEVVADQRAIQQILINLVGNAIKFTEAGGVVSVDAAARDGILKLTVSDTGIGIAADKLALLGQPFVQIQNDYTRRFEGTGLGLSLVKGLVALHGGHFAMASQPGEGTIITIEIAMDGSGAKRAEDAGHGATVEFPPRLKGAVNTGAELEEGRFDGRAQAKIA; encoded by the coding sequence TTGTCCGGATCGATAGACAGCCTTTTGGGCGGGTATTGCGTGCGTGTATTGAGTGACATTGGCGGCTGGGTGTCGGCGCTCGTAGACCGGGCGGCGACAAGCTGGCTCTCCCGGACGGGTGGCGGCGAAGCCATGCGCCAACGCGAACTCGCGATTCTGCGTCGCCTCGTGCTGTTCTCGTCGGCCGCTCTTATTATCGCTCCTGTCGGCCTGTCGGCGGTCACCAGTCCGGCCGTCGCCCTGCCGGCCGGTGTCGCCATGGTCTGCGCCGCCTTTCTCTTTTCCGCAGTCGGCAGCATCGCGCTCGCCCGTCAGGGTTCGTCCGCCGGTATCGCCACGCAGTCGGCCGAGGATTTCTTCCTTGCCGCCACCCCCGGCCTCGTCTTCTTCCTCGACCCGCACGGCAGTGTGGCGACCGTCGGCGGCCGCGACCGGCGCGATTTCCTCGCCTGGATGCGCGACCCCAAGGGCAGGGGTTTCCTCGAGCAGGTGCATGTCTCCGACCGCATCCTTTTCCTGCAGGCGCTCGACAGCCTGCGCCGGGGCGAGGAGGCTGCGAGCGTCGATCTGCGTCTCGACCGGCCCTCGGTCTCGCGCGATCAACGCCAGTTCGCTTATCTCAGAATGGACATGACCGCCCGGCGCGATGCCGACGGCGAACTTGCCGCCGTCATTGCTCAACTGCGCGATGTCTCCGTCGAGCAGCAACTGCGCGACGAAGCCCATAACCGTGCGGCCGACGCCGAATCGGCAAACGACGCTAAATCGCGTTTTCTCGCGGCCGTCAGCCATGAGCTGCGCACGCCGCTGAACGCCATTCTCGGTTTTTCCGATATCCTGATCGGCGAATATTTCGGCAAATTCGAAAACGACCGTCAGCGCGAATATGTCGGCCTGGTGCGCGAATCCGGCGCGCATCTCCTGTCGGTCGTCAACACCATGCTCGACATGAGCAAGATCGAGGCCGGCCGCTACGAGCTGATGCTCGATGCCTTCGATATATCGAGCTCGGTCAAGTCCTGCGAATCGATGCTGGCATTGCAGGCCAAGACCAAGGGCCTGACGCTGACCAGCCGTATCCAGCGCGGCCTCGGCGAAGTGGTCGCCGATCAGCGCGCCATCCAGCAGATCCTCATCAATCTCGTCGGCAATGCCATCAAGTTCACCGAGGCGGGCGGCGTCGTCTCGGTCGATGCGGCAGCCCGCGACGGCATCCTGAAGCTGACGGTCAGCGATACCGGCATCGGTATTGCGGCCGACAAGCTGGCCTTGCTCGGCCAGCCCTTCGTCCAGATCCAGAACGATTACACCCGCCGCTTCGAAGGCACCGGCCTTGGCCTATCTCTGGTCAAGGGACTGGTGGCGCTGCATGGCGGCCACTTCGCAATGGCCAGCCAGCCGGGCGAAGGCACGATCATCACCATTGAGATCGCGATGGACGGCTCCGGCGCCAAGCGCGCCGAAGACGCCGGTCATGGCGCGACTGTCGAATTTCCGCCGCGGCTGAAGGGCGCGGTCAACACAGGTGCAGAATTGGAAGAGGGGCGTTTCGATGGCCGCGCGCAAGCGAAAATCGCCTAA
- a CDS encoding peptidoglycan-binding domain-containing protein: MAARKRKSPKGRKGRQQPGLLISGAAALGGLSLQGASVLGGVIGRNPSVAGGTITFVVIFSFVAANALWYQPGLHPHPIFRTRDPQSPAVLGARRPAEEPQGDVTTFRIERPEDAAATTNATPVPAAPGQQPSQLVMDIQQQLVRRGLYNGIPDGIIGPRTSAAILFFEETVGMAQTGDPTPEVLAALKIDASGPSTVPAEKPPEDVSSKAAAEDPVAAAIRSAEKTVKTAPSAAKQLPSSEITNVDLVLKIQKGLSNMAYANVGVDGVAGEQTRAAIRHFQKHYNLPENGEPNQAVLKKLKEIGAI; encoded by the coding sequence ATGGCCGCGCGCAAGCGAAAATCGCCTAAGGGAAGAAAGGGCCGGCAGCAGCCGGGCCTTCTGATCTCGGGCGCCGCCGCCCTGGGCGGCCTCAGCCTGCAGGGCGCATCCGTGCTCGGCGGTGTCATCGGCCGCAATCCATCGGTCGCCGGCGGCACGATCACCTTTGTCGTCATCTTCTCTTTCGTCGCCGCCAATGCGCTCTGGTATCAGCCAGGCCTCCATCCGCATCCGATTTTCCGCACCCGCGATCCACAGTCTCCGGCCGTGCTCGGCGCGCGTCGCCCGGCCGAGGAGCCGCAGGGCGACGTCACCACCTTCCGGATCGAACGGCCGGAGGATGCCGCCGCCACCACCAATGCAACGCCGGTGCCTGCCGCGCCCGGCCAGCAGCCGAGCCAGCTTGTCATGGATATTCAGCAGCAGCTGGTGCGCCGCGGCCTCTATAACGGCATACCCGATGGCATCATCGGCCCGCGCACCAGTGCGGCCATCCTCTTCTTCGAGGAAACCGTCGGCATGGCCCAGACCGGCGATCCGACGCCGGAGGTGCTGGCGGCGCTGAAGATCGATGCATCGGGCCCTTCGACCGTGCCCGCCGAAAAGCCGCCCGAGGATGTGAGTTCGAAGGCGGCGGCGGAAGACCCGGTGGCAGCGGCGATCCGCAGCGCCGAAAAGACCGTCAAAACCGCTCCTTCGGCCGCAAAGCAGCTTCCATCGAGCGAGATCACCAATGTCGACCTGGTGCTGAAGATCCAGAAGGGTCTTTCCAACATGGCCTATGCCAATGTCGGCGTCGACGGTGTCGCCGGCGAGCAGACCCGCGCGGCCATCCGCCATTTTCAGAAGCACTACAATCTGCCCGAAAACGGCGAGCCGAACCAGGCGGTGCTGAAGAAACTCAAGGAAATCGGCGCGATTTAG
- a CDS encoding DUF1491 family protein, which translates to MRLRADIFVSALLRRVFASGDFAAVEKKGAEEAGAIFIRQHFRDGLETLYAPAPQSAFGEGEAGDRLFEIRLLRSDPEAVRAMLERERRFDPDLWIVELEAEELGDIIPLARDG; encoded by the coding sequence ATGAGATTACGCGCCGATATCTTCGTTTCCGCCCTGCTGCGCCGCGTCTTCGCCAGCGGCGATTTCGCTGCCGTCGAGAAGAAGGGGGCGGAGGAGGCGGGTGCGATTTTCATCCGCCAGCATTTCCGCGACGGCTTGGAAACGCTCTATGCGCCGGCGCCGCAGAGCGCCTTCGGTGAGGGTGAGGCCGGCGATCGCCTGTTCGAAATCCGCCTGTTGCGCAGCGATCCGGAAGCCGTGCGTGCCATGCTGGAGCGTGAACGCCGCTTCGACCCGGATCTGTGGATCGTCGAGCTGGAGGCAGAGGAATTGGGCGACATCATCCCGCTTGCGCGCGACGGCTGA